A genomic window from Thermococcus nautili includes:
- a CDS encoding GDP-mannose 4,6-dehydratase encodes MSWNDRNVLITGVSGFVGSYLAKYLIDQGANVYGLIRRRADGRIPKNLVDRGIYNEVKLIEADLLDLAGLANAIDEAQPDVIFHLAAQSFVPRSFTHPLETFQINTLGTANLLEAVRVKDYDPTIVFAGSSEEYGLVISSEEQYNRVKAKYGHVSPEPERIPEVPINEGNPLRPMSPYAVSKIHGEYIFRNYYYTYGMKTIVSRGFNHEGAGRGIMFVTSVVTNQVMKYKFGETDKILIGNVNAFRDWSHVMDIVRGYCLLAEKGRPGDVYNQGSMRTNSVMSYILLSLEQAGWKIEKIETMKNNKVVENPTEIDDSEMFGVKFEKTKLDRMMLENEIEFTIEDEGVWVHTDKGKIPVVFDPNRFRPSEVPILMADTRKIQKLGFKAEHRLTDIIRDQLNYFLRPENRV; translated from the coding sequence ATGAGCTGGAATGACAGAAATGTTCTAATTACCGGTGTTAGTGGATTCGTGGGCTCCTATTTGGCTAAATACCTGATTGACCAGGGAGCAAACGTTTATGGCTTAATTAGAAGAAGGGCCGACGGTAGGATACCAAAGAACCTCGTAGATAGGGGCATATACAATGAGGTAAAACTTATTGAGGCCGATTTGCTAGATTTAGCTGGTTTGGCCAACGCAATTGATGAAGCTCAACCTGATGTTATTTTCCACCTCGCTGCGCAGTCCTTTGTTCCGAGGAGTTTCACCCATCCGTTGGAGACTTTCCAGATAAACACCCTTGGCACTGCTAATCTGCTTGAAGCAGTTAGGGTAAAGGATTACGACCCCACCATCGTCTTTGCAGGTTCCAGTGAGGAGTACGGTCTTGTAATCAGCTCGGAGGAACAGTACAATAGGGTTAAAGCTAAGTATGGTCATGTATCCCCCGAGCCCGAGAGAATCCCTGAGGTTCCAATAAACGAGGGCAATCCACTAAGGCCAATGTCACCCTATGCCGTCAGCAAGATTCACGGTGAATACATATTTAGAAACTACTATTACACCTACGGAATGAAGACCATCGTTTCAAGGGGATTCAACCATGAGGGGGCAGGAAGGGGAATAATGTTTGTTACCTCAGTAGTCACTAATCAGGTCATGAAGTACAAGTTTGGAGAGACGGATAAGATTCTCATTGGCAACGTCAATGCATTCAGGGACTGGAGCCATGTCATGGACATCGTCAGGGGTTACTGCCTGCTCGCGGAAAAGGGAAGACCTGGTGACGTCTACAACCAGGGTTCGATGCGGACCAACTCCGTCATGAGCTATATCCTCCTGAGCTTAGAACAGGCGGGTTGGAAGATTGAGAAAATCGAGACCATGAAGAATAACAAAGTCGTGGAGAATCCAACTGAAATTGACGATTCCGAAATGTTTGGAGTTAAATTCGAGAAAACCAAACTGGACAGGATGATGCTGGAAAATGAGATAGAATTTACAATAGAGGATGAGGGTGTCTGGGTGCACACTGACAAGGGCAAGATACCGGTGGTCTTTGACCCCAACAGATTCAGACCATCTGAAGTTCCGATTCTAATGGCTGATACAAGGAAGATACAGAAACTTGGGTTCAAGGCCGAGCATAGATTAACGGACATAATTAGGGATCAGCTGAACTATTTCCTCAGGCCAGAGAACAGGGTATGA
- the rfbD gene encoding dTDP-4-dehydrorhamnose reductase: MRVAIIGANGQLGTDLVKVFRGEPGFEVVPLTHRDLDVTVSESLKILKEVKPDVIINTAAYVRVDDAELYPERAFTVNAIGALNVARVAEEIGAVNVYISTDYVFDGEKGEPYAEDDVPNPINVYGTSKLAGEIFTRNYSSKYYIIRVASLYGKAGASGKGGNFVNWVIEKAKRGERLRIVDDQVMSPTHTLDVAKTLVRFIRLEPSEYGVYHMVNEGYCSWYEFTKTIFEILGWTVEIEPIKSSELNRLARRPRFSALENARLHALGLRMTGWREGLREYLKEIKLLYTSEGKTHE, translated from the coding sequence ATGAGGGTCGCAATCATAGGGGCAAACGGCCAGCTTGGAACTGACTTAGTAAAGGTCTTCCGGGGGGAGCCAGGCTTTGAGGTCGTCCCGCTGACCCACAGGGACCTCGACGTGACGGTTTCCGAGAGCCTGAAGATTCTGAAGGAGGTCAAACCCGACGTCATAATCAACACGGCCGCCTACGTTCGTGTGGATGATGCTGAGCTCTATCCGGAGAGGGCCTTTACTGTTAACGCTATTGGAGCGCTCAACGTTGCAAGGGTTGCAGAGGAAATCGGAGCGGTGAACGTTTACATCAGCACAGATTATGTCTTTGACGGGGAGAAAGGAGAACCATACGCCGAGGATGACGTTCCAAACCCGATAAACGTCTACGGGACGAGCAAGCTTGCGGGGGAGATTTTCACGCGGAACTACTCAAGCAAATACTACATTATCCGTGTCGCAAGCCTCTACGGTAAGGCCGGCGCAAGTGGAAAGGGCGGGAACTTCGTGAACTGGGTCATTGAGAAGGCGAAGCGGGGCGAGAGACTTAGGATAGTTGACGACCAAGTAATGAGTCCGACTCACACCCTCGACGTTGCGAAGACTTTGGTGAGGTTCATACGACTTGAACCATCAGAGTATGGAGTGTACCACATGGTGAATGAAGGTTACTGCTCTTGGTACGAGTTCACTAAGACAATTTTTGAGATCCTTGGCTGGACCGTTGAAATTGAACCCATAAAGTCGAGCGAATTGAATCGGCTCGCAAGGAGGCCGAGGTTTTCGGCGCTGGAGAATGCAAGACTTCATGCGCTTGGCTTAAGAATGACCGGATGGAGAGAGGGATTAAGAGAGTACTTAAAAGAAATAAAGCTTCTTTACACTAGCGAAGGCAAAACACACGAATAG